The Muntiacus reevesi chromosome 10, mMunRee1.1, whole genome shotgun sequence genome has a segment encoding these proteins:
- the ZNF703 gene encoding zinc finger protein 703 translates to MSDSPAGSNPRTPESSGSGSGGGGKRPAAVSLLPPADPLRQANRLPIRVLKMLSAHTGHLLHPEYLQPLSSTPVSPIELDAKKSPLALLAQTCSQIGKPDPPPSSKLNSVAAANGLGAEKDPGRSASGAASASAALKQLGDSPAEDKSSFKPYSKGSGGGDSRKDSGSSSVSSSSSSSSSLSPGDKAGFRVPSAACTPYPPHGAPVSASSSSSSPGGSRGGSPHHPDCKTGASGELDKKDQESKPSPEPAAVSRGSSGDPGAHGGGGGGGEPGASGRKSEPPSALVGAGHVAPVSPYKPGHSVFPLPASGIGYHGSIVGAYAGYPSQFVPGLDPSKSGLVGGQLSGGLGLPPGKPPSSSPLTGASPPSFLQGLCRDPYCLGGYHGASHLGGSGCSTCSAHDPAGPGLKAGGYPLVYPGHPLQPAALSSSAAQAALPGHPLYTYGFMLQNEPLPHSCNWVAASGPCDKRFATSEELLSHLRTHTALPGAEKLLAAYPGASGLGSAAAAAASCHLHLPPPAAPGSPGSLSLRSPHTLGLSRYHPYGKSHLSTAGGLAVPSLPTAGPYYSPYALYGQRLASASALGYQ, encoded by the exons ATGAGCGATTCGCCCGCTGGATCTAACCCAAGGACACCCGAGAGCAGCggcagcggcagcggcggcggcgggaagAGGCCGGCGGCGGTGTCCCTCTTGCCCCCGGCGGACCCCCTGCGCCAGGCGAACCGGCTTCCCATCCGGGTCCTGAAGATGCTGAGCGCTCACACCGGCCACCTCCTGCACCCGGAGTACCTGCAGCCGCTGTCCTCCACGCCCGTGAGCCCCATCGAG CTGGACGCCAAGAAGAGTCCTTTGGCGTTGCTGGCCCAGACTTGCTCGCAGATCGGCAAGCCGGACCCGCCGCCCTCGTCCAAGCTCAACTCGGTAGCGGCGGCCAACGGGCTGGGAGCGGAGAAGGACCCGGGCCGCTCGGCCTCGGGCGCCGCCTCGGCCTCTGCGGCGCTCAAGCAGCTGGGGGACTCCCCGGCCGAGGACAAGTCCAGCTTCAAGCCCTACTCCAAGGGCTCCGGGGGCGGCGACTCCCGCAAGGACAGCGGCTCCTCCTCCGTgtcctccagctcctccagctcctcctccttgTCCCCGGGAGACAAGGCGGGCTTCAGAGTGCCCAGCGCTGCCTGCACGCCCTACCCCCCGCATGGAGCGCCGGTCTCGGCTTCGTCGTCCTCGTCCTCTCCTGGCGGTTCCCGGGGCGGCTCCCCGCACCACCCTGACTGCAAGACCGGGGCCAGCGGGGAGCTGGACAAGAAAGACCAGGAGTCCAAGCCCAGCCCGGAGCCGGCGGCCGTGAGCCGCGGCAGCAGCGGAGACCCCGGCGCGCACGGCGGTGGTGGCGGCGGCGGTGAGCCCGGGGCCTCCGGGCGCAAGTCCGAGCCGCCCTCCGCGCTGGTGGGGGCCGGCCACGTGGCGCCGGTGTCGCCCTACAAGCCGGGCCACTCGGtgttccctctgcctgcctcGGGCATCGGCTACCATGGCTCCATCGTGGGTGCCTACGCCGGCTACCCGTCTCAGTTCGTGCCTGGCCTGGATCCCAGCAAGTCTGGCCTCGTGGGAGGCCAGCTGTCGGGGGGCCTGGGCCTGCCGCCGGGCAAGCCCCCCAGCTCCAGCCCGCTCACCGGGGCCTCCCCGCCGTCCTTCCTGCAGGGATTATGCCGAGACCCCTACTGCCTGGGAGGTTACCACGGCGCCTCGCACCTCGGCGGCTCGGGCTGCTCCACGTGCAGCGCGCACGACCCGGCCGGGCCCGGCCTGAAGGCGGGGGGCTACCCGCTGGTGTACCCGGGGCACCCGCTGCAGCCGGCCGCGCTCTCGTCCAGCGCCGCCCAGGCGGCCCTCCCCGGCCACCCGCTCTACACCTACGGCTTCATGCTGCAGAACGAACCGCTGCCCCACAGCTGCAACTGGGTGGCGGCCAGCGGGCCCTGCGACAAGCGCTTCGCCACCTCGGAGGAGCTGCTCAGCCACCTGCGGACTCACACGGCCCTGCCCGGCGCCGAGAAACTTCTGGCCGCCTACCCGGGGGCCTCGGGCCTGGGCagcgccgccgcggccgccgcctcctgccacctgcacctgcccccgcccgccgcccccggCAGCCCGGGGTCGCTGTCCTTGAGGAGTCCACACACTTTGGGGCTAAGCCGGTACCACCCGTACGGCAAGAGCCACTTGTCCACAGCCGGGGGCCTGGCCGTGCCGTCGCTGCCCACAGCCGGACCCTACTACTCACCGTACGCGCTGTACGGACAGAGACTGGCCTCCGCCTCGGCGCTCGGGTACCAGTAA